One Physeter macrocephalus isolate SW-GA chromosome 7, ASM283717v5, whole genome shotgun sequence genomic window, ATCAATCAAATGTAATGCGTGGATAGAGCTTGTATGTTAATAGTGAATTGTTGTTATaaggatttcatttttcttttctgatttccttgTTTAGTTTGATTGTTTTACACTTCATTAACACCTGTTTTACAAACATGACTTAGAGTTCAATGTGGTGATTTTTGAAGACAAAGTGGGAGATGAAAGAGAATTCTAGGCCTAGGTAATTCTGAGAGTAATAAAGAATCACAACTTGTAAGTGCAGCAATGGCtccagaaaaattgaaaagagacTCAAATCACAGTAAGAGAGCAAATAATTTCAAATGGCCTTTGGAATCCCAGAGtaaaaaacttgtttaaaaaaagtcacCTTTTAGAAAGGCAGTTATCAAGTGGAAGAACTTTTtgactaaaaaaaggaaaaaaaagcccaCAGCTGGGAAGAACCTCACAATTCTAGTATGTaaatttagagagagaaaaatgtcagGATAAGACATTTTGAGATATGAGAAACTAAAAAGGTTTCACTCTCAAAGTTTGATAAATTGATGTTATTGATGACATGTCACATGATGCTAAAGAGATTTTGTataataaaccaaaaaacaaccttTTATCCAGATTGATGAATCAACAGATTTCAAcaacaaatgtcatatgatagcACTTGTAAGATGTAAATTGTGgtgaaatttgagaaaatttttcTGCTATAAAATGCTGCCCAAAACAAGCAAAGGCCAAGATACATTTACTGTTTTGTCTTCATATTGGAAACAAAAGGTACATCTTGGAAGAAGTGTGTTGGCAACTGACTGACGGTGCCCTGTCAAAGATTTGAGCATTGTTCCCTGAGATGGTTCAttttcataaaagagaaaattctaatgaATTCACAACACCCTTCTCTCCTCCAGGAGAGTGCTGGTGTCAGAAACTTTTggagctgaaatgaaaaaaattctggataATGATACAAAAATGATTAACCTTATCAAAGACCAGTTTAcctgagaacatttaaaaaactgtgtAAAAACCTGGACAGAGACCACATAAATCTGCTACATGCATAAAATCTTATGACTTAAGAGATCATTTGTTCTGGGGGAAgacagctgccatgtcatgagaaTGCTTAAGTGCTCTGTAAAGAAGCCCgcgtggcaaggaactgagggcacCTCAGAGATTGATCCTCCACTCCCAGTCgtgccttcagatgactgcagccccagtcAACATCATGACTGCTACGTCATGAGACCCAGAGCCAGACCACCTAGCTAAGCTGCTCCTGAATTTCTGACTTACGGAGATTATTCAAGATAATGTTTATTACATTGAGCCATtaagttttgggataatttgttatacagTAAGAGAAACTAATATTGATTTTGGTTCTTAACAAGATGCTTCAGCTGAAAAGTGAACTGTGGGAATACTAGGGTCTGGAGAAAATATCTTGATTTCAAGTGACAAGATTCTTGGTTTTAAATGGAAACTGAAACTCTGGAAAAATCATACggcaaaaataaaatcttgaaatgTTTCTACTGTTGCTTGCACTTTAGACTGAGGAAGTCTCAAGTTAAGACCAAACCACCTGAGGGAATTGCAGAACAAAACTGAACCGTATTTTCCCTCCCCTTAACACAAGTAAATGACTGAACGAGGGTTCCTTTCTCTGAATCTGCTCCTCAACCTGTGCACCTGACTTTGAGAGAAGAGGGAAAGTTTGTAAGATTATGATTATAAATGTAAGATGAAACTTAACTGATTTGCCTTTCTACAAGTTCTGGATTTTTGTGAAAGAGTATCCTGCCATTcataagaaataaacattttagtgTACTTTCCAACTTCTTACGTGTGTGAGCAAGCTTTTTCTTTGAGCTTAAAAACAGTGACTGAAATAATCTTATTTCAGCTGAAAATGAGATCTGTGTATGTGAGTCTCAAGATCAACTCAGCATTGACCATATATGTAGCAAAAGACAaagatttcacattttctttagtttaaaaaatagcaCTTTTATGCACATATAGGCCTATAAAAAgattaatattcattaaaatcaatttttgcaatctaataaattaaatgaaaaatggaagttTCCTCTCCCACTTACTTTGCATCAGAATTGatatcctattttaaaataactataaagggaatgtaacctttaaaaattatgaataactatattgtacacctgtaacttatatcatattgtacagcaactctacttcaataaaaaaattttaaaaaagaattgagatCCTTTGTGAGAGGGGGGAAACTACACAGAGTAGGCTTGTAAGTTGGACAAAAATAAAGATTCATAGAAAAACACCATTCTCTACTCAAAAGAACACCAAGTTACACAATGTgaaccactgaactatacacttcaAAATGATTAATGTGGTAcagtttatgtgtattttactacaattgaAAAAGAGCATTGACAATTATTATTGGACTACCATGTCTATAAGCTGCTGATCATGTTAACCTACtaagatggagatatatacctatatatatatgtttatattacatatatatttatattatgcaGGGTTTTCTGAGACATAAAAATTACTTCAATGGTTCTTCCagggtaaaaagagaaaaagcctgGTCTAATGGATGGCAAATGGAGCTTTTCCAAGAAGGAAGTGATTGCCAATggcaggaaaagagaagcaaGGCAATGATGCTGGCCTGATGGGGCAGAGGAATGGTGTACAGCACTggagggaaataaaattaattatatagaGGGCCTAGTCAATGGAGACATTTTACTTTAGACTTGTTGTTAAAGGAAATGGAGAACTATTTGGGGTCCTGAGGATGGCTATGGTACAAGGAAACTTTTAATAAGTTCAGTATGTCATCACATGCAGTACAGATGGGAGGAAGAAGAGCCTGGAAGCATTTAATTTGAGACAACGAAGATGCTCAGAACGTGAGGATGTTATAGTTCACTGTAATTATTTCTCAACTTTTGAGTTGCCGTAGATTATACTGGGTGATTTCGGTTAGGAATAACAGAGGAAAGTGTGGTAGTGGCAACAGGAGGCGTGTAACAACAGTACAAGCTTTAGATGGAATGAACAGAAACTGAGCGCTTTAGATAAAAGAGACTGCAACCAAGGTTGGGTGGGGATGGTGACAAAGATGATGAAGAGTGCTCAAAGGCTTGAGTCCAAAGATGCAGAAACCAAGAGTATGATGCTACCATGAGGACAAACAGGGAATTGGAATGATGAATAATTTGGAGAGAGCAAGGAGTGAGACTGGGGGTGGTGGTACAGCAAAGGACTGAGGGCTGTGAGAATCCATGGTTCCACTTTGTCCCTCTAACTAGCTGAGGAAGTTACTTCGCTTCTCTGTCAGCTCCTTACATGTAAGATAAAGGGGCACCATGTAATCTTGAAGGTCCCATACAAGTTCAATGGTTTCATCACACTGAGTTGAGGATAATACTGGGACACCAAATGGAGGTAAAACATTGAATGTAAACAGAGTAAAATAGAGCAGAGCAGTTATGAATAATTCTACCTCTGTATGGTGTATAGAATTTAAAGTATTTATCAAATctgaataaaaattcatttaccaAAATTTTATCTATATGACTGATGCTTTTTCAAGAAGCTTACACCTTAGTGTAGAAGACATACTGTGATTCCTAATATTTTTCCATAGTTAAGTTTACGAAGTTCTTCCAATATGAAAACAACCCTCTCAAAAAGGTACCAAACCCCACCCTCTTTCAAAGAGGCGGTTGACTGCGTTAAATATCAAGGTAAGCTCTCAGAAGATTCGAGTgaaaagagaacaaccaaatTTAACAAATAGAATCACTAGCGCTATTCTTTGGAAGAGAAGTCTTAGCGGAAGTTGAAGTCAAATATCAAGGACTTAAAgacagaaggggagaggggcttgtAGTACAGACAGTGTCCTGCGGGTCTCAAAACGTACTTAACAAAGGAATAAACTATCTggtacaaaagacaaaaatatggtCTGGCTTTCTGTCAGgtaacagtttctttaaaaggacacacacacacttttttttcttcctttcgtGAAACCGTAGTACAAAACGACGGGCGCAGTACTGCCCACAATCGTGCGTACTTCGAAAGATCCGGAAGAAACAAGCGACTCGAAAGAACGCAGACAAGCCCTTCCACTAAGTTCCGACGCGGCCAGATCCACCTCCCGGCAGAGCGCGGCTCAAACGTCCTCAGAGCCGCGGGCAGCACAGTTGCTGGAGCCGCAACCAACTGACGAGCGAGGGGACTGCAGCGCAGCCTGAGAGGACAGGGCGCACTGCCACTCAGCTGCCACCAGGAACAAACCGAGCCGCTACTAGAGGGGCGGTCCCTCACGCCAGCCATCGCCAAGGGCAACGCCGCGGGGCGGCACTTCCTGCAACGTCACGGCGCAAAGGACGCCGCTATTGTACGTCACTTCCTCCGCTCTCCGTAGGCAAATAGACCTAACTGTCGTAAAGTAGCTGTTGACGTTAGATATTATTGATACCCTTCCATCGCTGAAGGCTGTTTCGGGTAGGTGGTAGCGTCCCTGATTCCGCGGGTGACTGGCTGGCTTTCTGAACCAGTTATTCGAATTTCTAGTTGGTTCCCTCCCCACCTCCGTTTTGTGCCGGTACGGTGGCCGAAGAGGCTCGTGTGCGGCGGAAGTACTGGGCGGGAGGGTGTGAGCGTCCGGGCCTGAGGTGCACGCGGCGCCGGTGAGTGGCGGGAGGGGGCCGGGCGGTCTGAGGATGCTGGAGGTGGAACCCAGCGGAGGGAGTGGGGGAATGCGGCAGAGGACCTTGCTGCCAGCTGGGGGAGGAAGTACTCACCGGGGGTGACGGGGCTGGTGAGTGGTTGGTCGGCGCTCACAGGGCTATGGGGAGGGGACGCTCACCCTTCGGGCTCGTCGCTGGCCGCCTGGCCATGGGTGAGGTGGGAgggttgctattattattgttgtccACTTTTATGGTTTctgactgaggctcagaggggttcgGTGGTGCCCCCAGAGGCCACAGTGACTGAAAGGCACGCCCTGTTTTTCTAACCAGGTGGGAGCGAGCATGTCTTTTCGAGGCGGAGGTCGCGGAGGCTTTAATCGAGGTGGCGGCTTCGGtcgcggcggcggcagcagcaaccaCCACTTCCGAGGTGGAGGCGGCGGCAATTTCAGAGGCGGCGGCAGCAATTTCAgaggcggcggcagcggcagaGGAGGATTTGGACGAGGGGGCGGCCGCGGAGGTTTTAACAAAGGCCAGGACCAAGGACCTCCAGAGCAAGTAGTTTGTAAGTAGGCTTCAAAGCTTGGCCCACCAGGGGGCGAGGGTGGAGTGGGGTCGGGGGACGAAGGTTGTGGGTTTGTGTTGTTAGTAAGTTTGACTGAGAGTCAGGTGCTGAAAGGTAGATCCAGCAGCTCTCTCCTACGGAGGTTGCTGCTTGATTGGGGAGTCAAGCCTCCGGAGAGGCTGTAAAGTGACGTATAATCGTGCTGTAGAAGTAAGGGAGGGATAAGAAAGCTGAAGGACACTTAGAATGCATCGTGGAGATGGCACTTGGGTTTGGGCTGAAAGGGAGATACAACTACGTAATATTGTGCGTTTACCcctactgtccccattttacagataagaaaaccgaTTCAGCGTTAAGTGTCTTTGCTAGGGTCATAGTGAGAAGTGATCAGTAAGTGATGTATTTGAGATACAAAGCCAAGtttcctgactccaaagcccatgcttttaaTTGCTACTCataactaagtgaagtgagtAAAAAAACTTGCTCAGAAGGGAAACTACGGGGGGGAGTCAAGAAAAAGGCCTAATTAGAGGAGTTTTGGAGTAATTATCAAAGAGGTAGGATGGAAGTCATGGAAAGTGAGACAGATTTGACAGTAGAAGCCTAcatcaaagaagagaaaggatgaaCAGAGTCTAAAGAGTAGGATGCATCGGTATGCAAAATGGTTTGAAGAGGTCAATGGCTAGAGTCAAAGGTCCTAGCCCCATAAGGGTCCATGCATGACACATCAGAGCATGGtgaaagtgaggaaaaaaagaagggttcGATGAGAGAGATATTTCAATGGAAACAGACTCAGTAGAACTTGGCTAATACTAGGAATAAAAGACTCCAGGTTTTGAGCTTGGGTGATAGGAATTGAGAGTCGGTTTTGCAGGAATATGATGAGTATTTTAGTTTGGGGTGACTGTAAGTCAGATATATAGGTAGTTATTTTGAGATTCCAGACTTCCTTGGAGAAGATCGAAGAGTCATTGGTGATGAGGTGGTGGTAGGAACttaggaaaggggagaaaaaaagaaagggccagAGAACAACAAAGACCGACTTAGACTtagggatggggagaaggaagagacagTAGAATGAAGCATAGTGTTGTTtaatcaaataataatagttatcagACTAAAATAACTGTTATTGTAGATTGAGTGGTCTCAGTATGCTAGGCATTTTCTAAGCATTTGACATTTGTTATtgcacttaatcttcacaatactATGTGTTAGGTGTCAGTACTGTTGTTAGCCCTACATTAAAGATGAAGAcacctgaagcacagagaaggtgAGACCCGTACcccaggtcacatagctagtattttgtggagttGGTATACTAACCCAGGAAGGCTTTTCTGCCTCAGAACAGATATGGTGAAATCCCAGGCAACCAAgaggaaagcttccagaagaggcTGTTCAAtatcatttgaaattttttgttgttgttgttgtacgcgggcctctcagtgttatggcctctcccgttgcagagcacaggctctggacgcgcaggctcagtggccatggctcacgggcccagccgctccacggcacgtgggaccctaccggactggggcacgaacctgtatcccccgcatcggcaggcggactcccaaccactgcaccaccagggaagccctgaaattgttttatattttaacattttcatgtcCTATTTCAGTATTAGGAGAGTTCCTGCACCCCTGTGAGGATGACATAGTTTGTAAGTGTACCACAGATGAAAATAAGGTGCCTTATTTCAATGCTCCagtttatttagaaaacaaagaacaaattggAAAAGTGGATGAAATATTTGGACAACTTAGAGATTTTGTATCCTTTTTAATTGGAAGATGTAGCTATCTCATTAAAAGGTTACTGTTCATTTTTTCTGGGGTTAAATATTGATTAAACTAAACTTGCTGCTTCATTAAAGTGGATGGAGTATTGCTAAGATTGGACCATAAAGGAGAGTCAAGAGGGGGGatgtattttcacatatattggAAAGATAGGCCCTATAAGTGTGACTTCCTTTTTGGAAGGTTTTAGAAATGATTGCCACTTGGATCAGTGTCACAGGGTTGAGGTACTTTGCTTTGGATATGATGATGCCACTGTAATAGGATGGTGGAAttggaagttttaaaacaaaaattaaaatttcactttgttTGGAAACTCATTTCTTCtcctaaatatttctgtatattctaaccttgttattttaaaaattacacgtGAATTCAGAAGATTATATTTGATATTAATTGCTTATtccttaataaaattaatagtattttTCAGTTAAATTGTCAGAGAACATGAAGGcatcttcctttaaaaaactgcAGAAGGTGAGTCAAGTTTATGATACCTAGATTCTTGGTTTTATAAATGAATGACCTACCTTAGGACAGTTTTACTTAAGGCACTTGAGACTTCCCCAGTGTATCACACTAGTGAAGCTCTTAAACTGAGATGTTCTGTACTTTAGACATTGAATTTACTAATCTTTAAAAGTAATGTGTTTAATTCAGGTTTTCAGAAAGTAATCTGTGGTCATATTAGCAATTCTGTAACTGCTGgagtacattttttattttatgtacaaATCTTATTGAAAAGCTTTCATTCTAAGTATAATGTTAAATTATAAAGCTTATATTATTTGGGAGAAATCACATATTAAATGATTTCACAGATATTTCAATAACATTATGATATATGCTGTAAAGGAGTAATACATGTTGGTAAGAGAATGTTAGTAGTGAGACCAAATTTAGTGCATTGGCTTTCTGAGAATGTGAGTTTGAAGCGGAGACCTGAAAGTTGACCACAGGTGACTCCCAAACCTGATTGCACGTCAGAATTACCTGGGGGAGCTTTTAAGAAGATGTATTTCTAGGTCCCACTCCTAGAAGTTTGACCGAGTAGGTGTTAGGTAGGGATGcggattcagtttttaaaaggaaacttctgGATGATGTTGATGAAGGTTAGGCTAGCActtgggaaccactgctctagtcacagaggaggaggaaatgcATTTCAAGTAAGGAAAACAGCATGTGCAAGTCTGACAGTAAAGCCACCTTAAGGATCTGAAAAAGGCAGAGGTAGAGCTTGGACACAGAACATttaggagagggggtggggaaagtTGTGAAGTAATGACTAGCAAGGTAGGCAGGGGCTAGATTACTTAAGGCCTTCAGGTCATGGGAAAGAATTTGGACTTtagtcttcattttgtttttaactatcaAGATATATACGgttaaatttatacttaaaagagagtgctagaaaaataaaagagcaccCTGGAAAGAGGTCAGTACTATGTGTGAAGGGGCCAGGTTGGATGCTGTTGCTTTAGTCCTGAAAgagtgaaaatggagaaaagtggCTGGTTTTATGAGAGATATAGGCAGTAGAATCGATAGGTCTTGGTAATTGGTTAGCTGTTGAAGTTGAAGTAAAAAATATCACCATCTTTCAGATGTCTGATTGCAACAGCTTTGTGGATGGTGTCACCATTCACTGAAATGGGCACTACTGGAGAAGAAGGGAATTAGGGGAAGATAATGAATTCAGTTTGGGACATAATGAGTGTGAAGCACATCACACTAATTATTTCTGTTATACTTCCAGTTTTATATAGACCCATATAAGCTGCTGCCGTTGCAGAGGTTTCTACCTCGACCTCCGGGTGAGAAGGGGCCTCCAAGAGGCGGTGGCAGGGGAGGtcgaggaggaggaagaggcggaGGTGGCAGAGGTGCTAGGGGTGGTAAGTTACCTGCGGGGGAGATTTCTAATGAGATTTCAAAGCCGCAGCCAACTTATATAGCACAATTTAGTTTTGTATAGAGGCGGACCTCCCTTatggttatttatcttttttaataaagCTGCTTTCAATCTTGGCACATT contains:
- the LOC102978839 gene encoding H/ACA ribonucleoprotein complex subunit 1, yielding MSFRGGGRGGFNRGGGFGRGGGSSNHHFRGGGGGNFRGGGSNFRGGGSGRGGFGRGGGRGGFNKGQDQGPPEQVVLLGEFLHPCEDDIVCKCTTDENKVPYFNAPVYLENKEQIGKVDEIFGQLRDFYFSVKLSENMKASSFKKLQKFYIDPYKLLPLQRFLPRPPGEKGPPRGGGRGGRGGGRGGGGRGARGGGFRGGRGSGGGGFRGGRGGGGFRGRGH